A region of Elusimicrobiota bacterium DNA encodes the following proteins:
- a CDS encoding M23 family metallopeptidase → MARSFLDSGPPPLYNLFVQRWGRMLFSEQGELKESARLGLWVMGLSGAGVLCLWLLARRSPAAGASPPLTALAPTPVEAARFVVTAGTFTRGTRLFNILRGASLSPQRSQSVVSALAKVLDPRTLKEEDRYEVRHSTSGEFQSLSVVRKLTRFVVEAAPGVPFSSLADGRAESALAARKEPIPLTTQEKTAAGTLSDSLWLSLRARGLEPPVIVELADIFAWNIDFLTETRDGDRFALAWKEDRTPDGRLVEVKILGAIYDGKVTGHHRATRFMEDYYDEKGVSLRKAFLHAPLNFRRISSGFTNRRFHPILRQWRPHHGTDYAAASGTPVVSVGDGTVLFQGRSGGLGNLVKVRHNATYTTYYGHLSRFAKGVGAGTRVRQGQVVGYVGSTGLSTGPHLHFEVLKNGTTVNFLTLKMPAMGSVPKGRMKAFEQKRDQVLPPLEQQLAVLSKN, encoded by the coding sequence ATGGCACGAAGTTTTCTTGACAGTGGGCCGCCGCCTCTCTATAATCTTTTCGTGCAACGGTGGGGACGGATGCTCTTTTCGGAGCAAGGAGAACTGAAAGAATCAGCGCGGTTGGGGCTCTGGGTGATGGGGCTCTCCGGCGCGGGGGTTCTCTGTCTTTGGCTTTTGGCCCGCAGGTCCCCCGCCGCAGGCGCGTCGCCGCCCCTCACGGCTCTCGCGCCGACGCCGGTGGAGGCGGCCCGTTTCGTTGTCACAGCGGGGACCTTCACCCGGGGAACTCGGCTTTTCAATATTCTGCGCGGCGCCTCCCTTTCCCCTCAACGATCGCAAAGCGTCGTTTCAGCCCTGGCCAAGGTTTTGGATCCCCGCACATTGAAGGAAGAGGACCGCTACGAAGTCCGGCACAGCACCTCCGGAGAGTTCCAAAGCCTTTCGGTGGTGCGGAAACTGACGCGCTTCGTGGTGGAGGCGGCGCCGGGGGTTCCTTTCTCCTCCCTCGCCGACGGAAGAGCGGAGTCGGCCCTGGCCGCGAGGAAGGAACCGATCCCGCTCACCACCCAGGAAAAAACGGCCGCGGGGACCCTGTCCGACTCGCTGTGGCTCTCTCTGCGCGCGCGCGGGCTCGAACCGCCCGTGATCGTGGAACTGGCCGACATTTTCGCCTGGAACATCGACTTTTTGACGGAAACCCGCGACGGAGACCGCTTCGCCCTCGCTTGGAAAGAGGACCGGACCCCGGACGGCCGTCTGGTGGAGGTGAAAATCCTCGGCGCCATCTACGACGGAAAAGTCACGGGCCATCACCGAGCGACGCGTTTCATGGAAGACTACTACGATGAAAAAGGCGTTTCTCTGCGGAAGGCTTTTCTCCATGCCCCGCTCAATTTTCGCCGGATTTCTTCGGGGTTCACCAACCGCCGTTTTCACCCGATTCTCCGCCAATGGCGCCCCCACCACGGCACGGACTACGCCGCGGCGAGCGGAACCCCCGTGGTTTCCGTCGGCGACGGGACCGTTCTTTTCCAAGGGAGGTCCGGGGGATTGGGCAATTTGGTGAAAGTCCGACACAACGCGACCTACACCACTTATTACGGGCATTTATCCCGGTTCGCCAAGGGAGTGGGCGCCGGAACGAGGGTCCGGCAGGGACAAGTGGTCGGTTATGTGGGGTCCACGGGGCTCTCCACGGGACCGCACCTCCATTTCGAGGTGCTCAAGAACGGGACGACCGTTAATTTTCTAACCTTGAAAATGCCGGCCATGGGGTCGGTGCCGAAAGGACGGATGAAAGCCTTTGAACAAAAGCGCGACCAGGTCCTTCC